TCATGcatgaccttgacattgttATTCCCATGGCCATTGACAGCAAATTTTTCCACTTTAGGCTCCCTCTTTTTTGGCCGTAGAAAATCACTCTTCAAAAGCCTCCAGAAGAGAATGGGGTTTATAACGTTCATGACAACCATGGACGACCCAAGGCTGAAGTAATATAATACAGTCACCCGCTCGTACCAGAAACACATCCCAATGGTAATGGACACGAGGGACAATCCTCGAAATATAGCAAATGTGACAAGGTTCATGAAGGCAACAAACTTGTAGAACCAGTTTTCAAAACTGATCTGGATCATCTGCAGCAGCTTCCTGGAGTGGAGCCAGAAGGAGTTGACTTCGGCCAGGAGTGCCACCATGTTGAAGGCTATAGCCACTCGGTAATGCATGTTGTACCAGAACATGGAGATCACCTGGAAATATACACAGTAGTTGATCGACATTCTAAAATAACGTAAGGCCAAtccaattatatttcttgctTTTATGGTTCCGCCAGtcatatttttcaagaataagaaagaaaacaaaaataaaaaaataaaaaaataacatccTGATGTTAATGTGATTTTAGTGAAAGACTCTTGAAATCAGTATGAAACCTAAACTCATTCAACTTGTGTTCAGTTGACGTAATAAAACTGGAAGAGTTAAGGAAACTCAGGAGGGTTTTTGCTTTGACTGGTGgcatttttacattatttatttccctcctgcctttaggttttctgaggacaaaaatctaaCAATTTCTTTCATTCAGGTGATGCAacgttttgaaacatttttcttgTATCATTGAATGTGTATTGAAACATCgcatcacctgaataaagaagttgttcatcaataatgttttttccttcatcaacttctaaatatgCCACACGAAGAAGGCATTCTGAAAGTTTAGGGTTAAAAATGAAGCATACAAGTTTAAGGATAAATATATATTCCACAGTGCAGCATTTCAGAGTACATTCTTACACCTTTATCAAAATTAACTTTGAAAACATTGCTCTATGCAATAAAGAAAAAGCTGTTGTCCATAAACTCGAATGCTTCAATATATTATTACAAATGTTTAGTGTTTGGGTTAccatatgacatgtttcagtatgtgtgtgttatattgtatcatttatacatttcagtatttatgtATTATACTAAACATTACCATGATTACACAAAACTACTTCAACAGATATGAAACAGATTGAACTTGGTACACATCGGTCCATTCTTGAAAAGCAAGCCAATAATGGTGCAATGTCACAAATGTAATTCAATTTCAGGTACAAGGTACTGAGAAAATGTGACTTCTACTAAACAAAGACTTAACACCACACAAAGATGGCCTATGAAGCCTAACAAGTCCCATAAGACCTATCTAGGATATCCAGTCTAGGACATCATGCAAGAATGACCtatctgggtgagtgagtgagtgagtttagttttacgccacagtcagcaatattccagctatatggcggcggtctgtaaattatcaaggaACAGACAAttcagcgatcaacaacatgagcattgatctgcacaactgggaaccaatgacatgtgtcaaccaagtcagtgagtctgaccacctgatcctgttagttgcctcttacgacaagcatagtcgtctagGACATCCTACAAGAATGTCCTATCTGGGCACCTACAAGAACGACCTATCCGGTCTAGGGCTCTCCTAGCAAGTATACTCAAGAAAGATCACCTATCTAACATGGAATATACGAAGGGATGACCTATTCCACAGGGATGTCCTAGATGGATGAGTGAATGTTGAACAGTTGTTTAGCGATATCAAAATCATCAAATCTTGGCCAGTCTAATCAATGGGTACAACCGACAACACACAACCAACCAAATTAAAGTGGCAAAGCCCTTGCTCTTCATTTTAATCTGCCCAAAGACAGATAAAGAACCTGGGGCCTATTCTGAATCAGAAACACCACACGGAATGCAAGTTGACCTCTTCTGCCCATGCTATGTCTACAGAGCCAGACTTACAGCTAAATGATGAAGGGTGACCTCCCACATCTTGAAGATCTTGTTGTTGTAGATCATGTCCAGGAAGTCATATGTGAAGTAACCTGTGGGAGAAAAATATTTGAAGGTGTTAGAACTgttgtgagtgagggagtttctTTTTGCACCATGCTCTATAGTGgtgatctgtaaacaatcgaggcTGGatgagataatccagtgataaacgacatgagcatcgatctgcgcaattgggaactgatgacattagTCAATCAAGTCAGAAAACCTGACCACTGATCCTGTTATAAGCCTCCTACGAAAAACATAGTctctttttgtggcaagcatgggttgaagaTGCATTCTACTCTGGTTCTTCATGGGCGAGAAGTGGTCTGAagttattcattcatttgttcattCCAAGAATCCTAGGAGTAGGAGATAAAAACAAAGAGACAAATACCTAATGTGAACTCAGCACACAACAAGAGAGGTGACAACATATTACCCACACAAAACTATCATTTGCTGTGTCACAGCAGTAGCCTTCaaaaattaaattcatttgCTGTTGTTGCTTTGGCACCTGATTGCACATTTTTGGGGGTAGTCTGACAAAAAAAGAGACACTATGGTGTACACATATTTGAGGATCCAATTTGGAATGCACATTACcaaatgaaaatcaaatctTGAACAAAAAATACCCTCAAGTGTCTATGCTCattcattttaaaatgttttaagtgGGACATAGGCCTCAGTCATGATTTTTTcgcaaactaccttgacttgaattatagctaaaatggatagaattatcatgaaaacgaccgcgcattatcagaaatgagcggtccactgtaacttgacaACGCCCACAAAAtccttgacgacgggccattatcaagcccgttgttaggtgacgtcataagtagctcagcagttgaagttcaatcacctacggctcgattGAActtggctcacattcgtcacatgtgcctgtgccattatgcactttcctgcttgTGCCATCCATAACGATTgtgccataaatgacaacatacagcactgaaaatatcgacttgaagtctaacgttgttgatcactgaaaacaatggccgctggtagtatgagcaaaggtcaaggtcgaatgtcgtcactttaaatagtgacgtcatctctgTTGTTCTATGATgtgactatatttgtaaaatgtgtgtcagtgacctccttcgttttgttgttggcagtaaatgcttctaaaccggtgccgctgtttttattattcttttataaacaattctattcattttagctataataacagtaacgctatttttcagggcattatcactTGCAGAAGCCcttggtcttttcaactgccctcctgtCAGGCAGtcaatgaaagacctcgggcttctgcaaatgataatgccctgaaaaatagcgttacccttatactAGCACCACATCCAAAAATAATCATGACTTAGCAGACTCCATCTTGCACATTAAATCACATGCACTTTACTGATAACAGCATACAAGAATGTCCCCATGCAGgcaattgaacccaggtctttggcatgacgagtagacactttaaccactcagctacTCCACTGCCTTTTCATTTAGAAATGACATGATTGATATGCACATACAATTCAAAGGAACTGGTCTGATAGGACAGATTAAATATGTGATATGGAAGGATCTCATGATCCATGGACAATTTTGTACagtaaaatggcaataaaaacaCAGTTTTCAAAGTCTGCTTCAATCACCTGTAGATCTAGCTATTCcaaatttaacatttaaaacacATCTGTGACATGTGTCTATAGTTAGAG
The window above is part of the Haliotis asinina isolate JCU_RB_2024 chromosome 1, JCU_Hal_asi_v2, whole genome shotgun sequence genome. Proteins encoded here:
- the LOC137297742 gene encoding TLC domain-containing protein 2-like — protein: MAIFSDRLPDNPNLNIRYGYSMMISTIVFFFLVNLVISFIGAPKSVRDDVWKWRNLLVSWVHALICSVWDLGSFILYPEMFQDLLVYSNYYQYYLVAFSTGYFTYDFLDMIYNNKIFKMWEVTLHHLAVISMFWYNMHYRVAIAFNMVALLAEVNSFWLHSRKLLQMIQISFENWFYKFVAFMNLVTFAIFRGLSLVSITIGMCFWYERVTVLYYFSLGSSMVVMNVINPILFWRLLKSDFLRPKKREPKVEKFAVNGHGNNNVKVMHEHVN